One Purpureocillium takamizusanense chromosome 1, complete sequence genomic window carries:
- the MKK1 gene encoding Mitogen-activated protein kinase kinase (COG:T~EggNog:ENOG503NUYZ): MSDPTSHSQTTEPLSQHPLSSSSTPASLATPNPIPQMSSPAPILRPAIPGTRGGGGRPPRLGLAIPPSPNVKPVGNQPGQQAAPRPPLPTLHLATPMGSQITPYEQPPRSQGTQPGHSADGGSESSAAHSRSGSFGPLDGRASNPTSAGSQYSALSFASQYGIPVTRAQGTPDPVSAVGSMYSERSEGGVAMERDGSLQGLEAFDQLSLDRARNADVEELDDEGWRIASMEKRIVELGNLGEGAGGAVTKCMLNGGKTVFALKVITTNPDPDVKKQIVRELGFNKECASEHICRYYGAFVDPSTATISIAMEFCEGGSLDSIYKEVKRLGGRTGEKVLGKIAEGVLSGLTYLHTRRIIHRDIKPSNILLCRDGAVKLCDFGVSGDFGTKGEANTFIGTSYYMAPERITGQSYTITSDVWSTGVTLLEVAQHRFPFPADGTEMQPRAGLIDLLTYIVRQPVPKLKDEPDMDVYWSDNFKYFIECCLEKQPHRRASPWKMMEHPWMVDMRAKRVNMVKYLSFVWGWDETPAGT; this comes from the exons ATGAGCGACCCGACCTCGCACTCCCAGACCACCGAGCCACTCTCACAACAC ccgctctcctcctcttccaccCCAGCCTCGCTCGCAACCCCGAACCCTATCCCTCAAATGTCCTCCCCGGCGCCAATACTCCGCCCTGCCATTCCCGGCacgaggggcggcggtggacggcCGCCCAGGCTAGGCCTcgccatccctccctccccgaACGTTAAGCCCGTCGGTAACCAGCCTGGGCAGCAGGCtgcccctcggccgccgctcccgaCGTTACATCTAGCGACGCCCATGGGCAGTCAAATAACTCCATATGAACAACCCCCTAGATCCCAAGGAACTCAGCCGGGTCACTCGGCAGACGGTGGAAGCGAGAGTAGTGCAGCCCACTCGAGGTCGGGAAGCTTCGGCCCCCTTGATGGGAGGGCGAGCAACCCGACGTCAGCTGGGTCCCAGTACTCGGCACTGTCGTTTGCATCCCAGTATGGCATCCCAGTCACGAGAGCACAAGGGACCCCGGATCCTGTATCCGCAGTGGGTTCAATGTACTCGGAGAGAAGTGAAGGCGGCGTGGCCATGGAGCGGGATGGCAGCCTGCAAGGGCTGGAGGCTTTCGACCAGCTGAGCCTCGACCGGGCGAGAAACGcagacgtcgaggagcttgacGATGAAGGATGGAGGATTGCGAGCATGGAGAAGCGCATCGTCGAATTAGGAAATCTGGGTGAGGGAGCGGGCGGTGCCGTCACCAAGTGCATGCTCAACGGCGGAAAGACTGTCTTTGCCTTGAAG GTCATCACTACGAACCCCGACCCAGACGTCAAGAAGCAAATTGTTCGAGAGCTCGGCTTCAACAAGGAGTGTGCCTCGGAACACATCTGCCGCTACTACGGAGCCTTTGTCGATCCCTCTACTGCCACCATATCCATCGCCATGGAGTTTTGCGAGGGTGGGTCCCTGGACAGCATCTACAAGGAAGTCAAGCGACTGGGTGGCCGGACAGGCGAAAAGGTTCTTGGCAAGatcgccgagggcgtcctCAGCGGACTTACGTACCTCCACACGCGCCGCATCATCCACAGAGACATCAAACCGTCCAACATACTCCTCTGCCGGGACGGTGCTGTCAAGCTGTGCGATTTCGGTGTATCGGGCGATTTCGGCACCAAGGGCGAGGCAAACACCTTCATCGGCACCAGCTATTACATGGCGCCGGAACGTATTACTGGCCAGTCCTACACCATTACCTCTGATGTATGGTCCACCGGCGTCACACTGCTCGAGGTAGCGCAGCATCGCTTCCCGTTCCCGGCTGATGGAACGGAGATGCAGCCTCGCGCCGGGCTCATCGACCTCTTGACGTACATTGTGCGTCAGCCCGTACCGAAACTGAAGGATGAGCCCGATATGGATGTGTACTGGAGCGACAACTTCAAATATTTCATTGAGTGCTG CTTGGAGAAGCAGCCTCATCGCAGAGCGAGCCCGTGGAAGATGATGGAGCATCCATGGATGGTCGACATGCGGGCAAAACGGGTCAACATGGTCAAATACCTGTCTTTCGTATGGGGTTGGGACGAGACGCCTGCGGGAACGTGA
- the MKK1 gene encoding Mitogen-activated protein kinase kinase (COG:T~EggNog:ENOG503NUYZ), producing the protein MSDPTSHSQTTEPLSQHPLSSSSTPASLATPNPIPQMSSPAPILRPAIPGTRGGGGRPPRLGLAIPPSPNVKPVGNQPGQQAAPRPPLPTLHLATPMGSQITPYEQPPRSQGTQPGHSADGGSESSAAHSRSGSFGPLDGRASNPTSAGSQYSALSFASQYGIPVTRAQGTPDPVSAVGSMYSERSEGGVAMERDGSLQGLEAFDQLSLDRARNADVEELDDEGWRIASMEKRIVELGNLGEGAGGAVTKCMLNGGKTVFALKVITTNPDPDVKKQIVRELGFNKECASEHICRYYGAFVDPSTATISIAMEFCEGGSLDSIYKEVKRLGGRTGEKVLGKIAEGVLSGLTYLHTRRIIHRDIKPSNILLCRDGAVKLCDFGVSGDFGTKGEANTFIGTSYYMAPERITGQSYTITSDVWSTGVTLLEVAQHRFPFPADGTEMQPRAGLIDLLTYIVRQPVPKLKDEPDMDVYWSDNFKYFIECW; encoded by the exons ATGAGCGACCCGACCTCGCACTCCCAGACCACCGAGCCACTCTCACAACAC ccgctctcctcctcttccaccCCAGCCTCGCTCGCAACCCCGAACCCTATCCCTCAAATGTCCTCCCCGGCGCCAATACTCCGCCCTGCCATTCCCGGCacgaggggcggcggtggacggcCGCCCAGGCTAGGCCTcgccatccctccctccccgaACGTTAAGCCCGTCGGTAACCAGCCTGGGCAGCAGGCtgcccctcggccgccgctcccgaCGTTACATCTAGCGACGCCCATGGGCAGTCAAATAACTCCATATGAACAACCCCCTAGATCCCAAGGAACTCAGCCGGGTCACTCGGCAGACGGTGGAAGCGAGAGTAGTGCAGCCCACTCGAGGTCGGGAAGCTTCGGCCCCCTTGATGGGAGGGCGAGCAACCCGACGTCAGCTGGGTCCCAGTACTCGGCACTGTCGTTTGCATCCCAGTATGGCATCCCAGTCACGAGAGCACAAGGGACCCCGGATCCTGTATCCGCAGTGGGTTCAATGTACTCGGAGAGAAGTGAAGGCGGCGTGGCCATGGAGCGGGATGGCAGCCTGCAAGGGCTGGAGGCTTTCGACCAGCTGAGCCTCGACCGGGCGAGAAACGcagacgtcgaggagcttgacGATGAAGGATGGAGGATTGCGAGCATGGAGAAGCGCATCGTCGAATTAGGAAATCTGGGTGAGGGAGCGGGCGGTGCCGTCACCAAGTGCATGCTCAACGGCGGAAAGACTGTCTTTGCCTTGAAG GTCATCACTACGAACCCCGACCCAGACGTCAAGAAGCAAATTGTTCGAGAGCTCGGCTTCAACAAGGAGTGTGCCTCGGAACACATCTGCCGCTACTACGGAGCCTTTGTCGATCCCTCTACTGCCACCATATCCATCGCCATGGAGTTTTGCGAGGGTGGGTCCCTGGACAGCATCTACAAGGAAGTCAAGCGACTGGGTGGCCGGACAGGCGAAAAGGTTCTTGGCAAGatcgccgagggcgtcctCAGCGGACTTACGTACCTCCACACGCGCCGCATCATCCACAGAGACATCAAACCGTCCAACATACTCCTCTGCCGGGACGGTGCTGTCAAGCTGTGCGATTTCGGTGTATCGGGCGATTTCGGCACCAAGGGCGAGGCAAACACCTTCATCGGCACCAGCTATTACATGGCGCCGGAACGTATTACTGGCCAGTCCTACACCATTACCTCTGATGTATGGTCCACCGGCGTCACACTGCTCGAGGTAGCGCAGCATCGCTTCCCGTTCCCGGCTGATGGAACGGAGATGCAGCCTCGCGCCGGGCTCATCGACCTCTTGACGTACATTGTGCGTCAGCCCGTACCGAAACTGAAGGATGAGCCCGATATGGATGTGTACTGGAGCGACAACTTCAAATATTTCATTGAGTGCTGGTAA
- the PUS7 gene encoding tRNA pseudouridine(13) synthase (COG:S~BUSCO:EOG09261EY9~EggNog:ENOG503NX34) has translation MADQPHYVTRGSASHSQLIGITQRTTPLAIVWTGEQRVRFSDFQVNEITKDGKVVHLSSIGMNDEPISKTPQSKAEKGVEEDAPTIEALDETQTSATTPAEHKTEISPDDIAVLAGLVNETFAQDLVKLVNGEGIAEGQQVASVSSGPLEDKSKRGQIHGEVRRIFKSRLETSTDGTGAIMATKVPLRKGKKRNRGARGQPDDKPTGEYLHFTLYKDNRDTMDAVNQIARMLRIKPQSIGYAGTKDRRASTAQRCSVRYMRQRALAGTNSKLWGIATGDYAYRDDPIHLGQLLGNEFVITLKNCKVVGESADTPTAVRLERMRRRVQEALDHMARHGWINYFGHQRFGTYDIGTHEIGKLILGNKWEEAVKALLSFDPEIAAKAAAGEVPAEAMKRDEYARHHACMLFLTGKDVSKAARIIPGRYTAESCILRHLTRMGTGALKDYAGALTHITRGLRSMYLHAYQSHVWNHVASRRWELHGDKVIAGDLVISDAADAAPPATEKDQDGDEIVNPGDEADDDAVRARPLTEEEATGGRFTIHDVVLPSPGYDVRYPDNDIGRFYEEFMGREENGALDPHNMRRLRREFSLPGRYRKLMHRFLAEPSLEMRLYADDTEQMHPTDLDVIKLAGDGIGSGGKRRRGETDGEGANKRAKTEEGCGEGSAHNVSGDAIADVLADQDPAAEPDKIAAVVKFQLGSSAYATVALRELMGDPPEETASEKPTKETKE, from the exons ATGGCGGACCAGCCTCACTACGTCACGCGAGGAAGCGCGTCGCACTCTCAGTTGATTGGCATCACGCAGCGCACAACACCATTGGCCATAGTCTGGACCGGTGAGCAGCGTGTTCG ATTCTCCGACTTTCAAGTCAACGAAATCACCAAGGATGGCAAGGTGGTACACTTAAGCAGCATTGGCATGAACGACGAGCCGATATCCAAG ACCCCTCAATCAAAAGCAGAAAAGGGTGTAGAAGAGGATGCTCCCACAATTGAAGCGTTAGATGAGACACAGACGTCCGCTACCACTCCGGCGGAACACAAGACGGAGATTTCACCTGACGACATTGCCGtcctggccggcctcgtcaacgaAACATTCGCCCAAGATCTTGTCAAGCTTGTCAACGGCGAAGGGATTGCCGAAGGACAGCAAGTGGCGTCTGTCAGCTCTGGTCCCTTGGAAGACAAGTCGAAGCGCGGCCAAATACATGGCGAGGTGCGCCGCATTTTCAAATCCCGGCTCGAGACGTCCACCGATGGCACAGGTGCGATTATGGCTACCAAGGTCCCGTTACGAAAGGGAAAAAAGCGCAACCGCGGTGCCCGCGGACAGCCTGATGACAAGCCTACCGGTGAATACCTTCACTTCACGCTCTACAAGGACAACCGCGACACCATGGACGCAGTCAACCAGATCGCGCGCATGCTTCGCATTAAGCCACAATCCATTGGCTATGCGGGAACCAAGGATAGGCGGGCGTCGACTGCTCAACGCTGTTCCGTTAGGTATATGAGGCAACGCGCCCTTGCTGGCACGAACAGCAAGCTCTGGGGTATCGCGACGGGTGACTACGCGTATCGTGATGACCCAATCCATCTTGGACAGCTTCTCGGAAACGAATTTGTCATTACCCTCAAAAACTGCAAAGTTGTCGGCGAGTCTGCCGACACCCCGACTGCGGTGCGCCTCGAGAGGATGCGGAGACGAGTGCAGGAAGCCCTGGACCACATGGCTCGGCACGGTTGGATCAACTATTTTGGACATCAGCGCTTCGGTACGTACGATATCGGCACTCACGAAATTGGCAAGCTTATCCTTGGCAACAAGTGGGAAGAGGCCGTCAAAGCCCTCCTCAGCTTCGACCCTGAGATTGCAGCGAAAGCCGCAGCCGGCGAGGTCCCTGCTGAGGCCATGAAGCGTGATGAGTACGCCCGGCACCATGCCTGCATGCTCTTTCTCACCGGCAAGGACGTTTCCAAGGCCGCTCGCATCATACCTGGCAGGTACACGGCTGAGTCGTGCATCCTGCGCCACCTGACGCGCATGGGGACCGGCGCGCTCAAGGACTACGCCGGCGCTTTGACACACATCACTAGGGGCCTGCGATCCATGTACCTTCACGCTTACCAGTCGCATGTCTGGAACCATGTTGCCAGCCGACGGTGGGAGCTCCACGGAGACAAGGTCATCGCGGGCGATCTCGTCATCTCAgacgctgccgacgccgcgccaccCGCTACCGAGAAGGACCAGGACGGCGATGAGATTGTCAATCCgggcgatgaggccgacgatgatgctgtTCGTGCCCGGCCGCTCACAGAAGAGGAGGCCACCGGCGGGCGATTCACCATTCACGATGTGGTCCTCCCGTCGCCGGGGTACGACGTGCGCTACCCAGACAACGATATTGGCCGCTTCTACGAGGAATTCATGGGCCGCGAGGAGAACGGCGCGCTCGATCCGCACAAcatgcgccgcctgcgccgcgagtTCAGCCTTCCTGGCCGGTACCGTAAGCTCATGCATCGGTTCCTCGCCGAGCCAAGCCTCGAAATGCGGCTATACGCGGACGACACGGAGCAAATGCACCCAACGGATCTCGATGTCATCAAGTTGGCCGGAGATGGCATCGGTAGCGGCGGCAAGCGTCGCCGTGGCGAGAccgacggcgaaggcgccaACAAGCGCGCAAAGACGGAGGAGGGCTGTGGGGAGGGTTCGGCTCACAACGTGAGCGGGGATGCAATTGCCGATGTGTTGGCCGATCAAGATCCCGCTGCCGAGCCGGACAAGATTGCGGCGGTCGTCAAGTTCCAGCTGGGGAGCAGTGCCTACGCGACCGTCGCACTGAGAGAGCTCATGGGCGATCCGCCGGAGGAGACAGCCAGCGAGAAACCTACAAAGGAAACGAAAGAATGA
- the PUS7 gene encoding tRNA pseudouridine(13) synthase (COG:S~BUSCO:EOG09261EY9~EggNog:ENOG503NX34): MNDEPISKTPQSKAEKGVEEDAPTIEALDETQTSATTPAEHKTEISPDDIAVLAGLVNETFAQDLVKLVNGEGIAEGQQVASVSSGPLEDKSKRGQIHGEVRRIFKSRLETSTDGTGAIMATKVPLRKGKKRNRGARGQPDDKPTGEYLHFTLYKDNRDTMDAVNQIARMLRIKPQSIGYAGTKDRRASTAQRCSVRYMRQRALAGTNSKLWGIATGDYAYRDDPIHLGQLLGNEFVITLKNCKVVGESADTPTAVRLERMRRRVQEALDHMARHGWINYFGHQRFGTYDIGTHEIGKLILGNKWEEAVKALLSFDPEIAAKAAAGEVPAEAMKRDEYARHHACMLFLTGKDVSKAARIIPGRYTAESCILRHLTRMGTGALKDYAGALTHITRGLRSMYLHAYQSHVWNHVASRRWELHGDKVIAGDLVISDAADAAPPATEKDQDGDEIVNPGDEADDDAVRARPLTEEEATGGRFTIHDVVLPSPGYDVRYPDNDIGRFYEEFMGREENGALDPHNMRRLRREFSLPGRYRKLMHRFLAEPSLEMRLYADDTEQMHPTDLDVIKLAGDGIGSGGKRRRGETDGEGANKRAKTEEGCGEGSAHNVSGDAIADVLADQDPAAEPDKIAAVVKFQLGSSAYATVALRELMGDPPEETASEKPTKETKE, translated from the exons ATGAACGACGAGCCGATATCCAAG ACCCCTCAATCAAAAGCAGAAAAGGGTGTAGAAGAGGATGCTCCCACAATTGAAGCGTTAGATGAGACACAGACGTCCGCTACCACTCCGGCGGAACACAAGACGGAGATTTCACCTGACGACATTGCCGtcctggccggcctcgtcaacgaAACATTCGCCCAAGATCTTGTCAAGCTTGTCAACGGCGAAGGGATTGCCGAAGGACAGCAAGTGGCGTCTGTCAGCTCTGGTCCCTTGGAAGACAAGTCGAAGCGCGGCCAAATACATGGCGAGGTGCGCCGCATTTTCAAATCCCGGCTCGAGACGTCCACCGATGGCACAGGTGCGATTATGGCTACCAAGGTCCCGTTACGAAAGGGAAAAAAGCGCAACCGCGGTGCCCGCGGACAGCCTGATGACAAGCCTACCGGTGAATACCTTCACTTCACGCTCTACAAGGACAACCGCGACACCATGGACGCAGTCAACCAGATCGCGCGCATGCTTCGCATTAAGCCACAATCCATTGGCTATGCGGGAACCAAGGATAGGCGGGCGTCGACTGCTCAACGCTGTTCCGTTAGGTATATGAGGCAACGCGCCCTTGCTGGCACGAACAGCAAGCTCTGGGGTATCGCGACGGGTGACTACGCGTATCGTGATGACCCAATCCATCTTGGACAGCTTCTCGGAAACGAATTTGTCATTACCCTCAAAAACTGCAAAGTTGTCGGCGAGTCTGCCGACACCCCGACTGCGGTGCGCCTCGAGAGGATGCGGAGACGAGTGCAGGAAGCCCTGGACCACATGGCTCGGCACGGTTGGATCAACTATTTTGGACATCAGCGCTTCGGTACGTACGATATCGGCACTCACGAAATTGGCAAGCTTATCCTTGGCAACAAGTGGGAAGAGGCCGTCAAAGCCCTCCTCAGCTTCGACCCTGAGATTGCAGCGAAAGCCGCAGCCGGCGAGGTCCCTGCTGAGGCCATGAAGCGTGATGAGTACGCCCGGCACCATGCCTGCATGCTCTTTCTCACCGGCAAGGACGTTTCCAAGGCCGCTCGCATCATACCTGGCAGGTACACGGCTGAGTCGTGCATCCTGCGCCACCTGACGCGCATGGGGACCGGCGCGCTCAAGGACTACGCCGGCGCTTTGACACACATCACTAGGGGCCTGCGATCCATGTACCTTCACGCTTACCAGTCGCATGTCTGGAACCATGTTGCCAGCCGACGGTGGGAGCTCCACGGAGACAAGGTCATCGCGGGCGATCTCGTCATCTCAgacgctgccgacgccgcgccaccCGCTACCGAGAAGGACCAGGACGGCGATGAGATTGTCAATCCgggcgatgaggccgacgatgatgctgtTCGTGCCCGGCCGCTCACAGAAGAGGAGGCCACCGGCGGGCGATTCACCATTCACGATGTGGTCCTCCCGTCGCCGGGGTACGACGTGCGCTACCCAGACAACGATATTGGCCGCTTCTACGAGGAATTCATGGGCCGCGAGGAGAACGGCGCGCTCGATCCGCACAAcatgcgccgcctgcgccgcgagtTCAGCCTTCCTGGCCGGTACCGTAAGCTCATGCATCGGTTCCTCGCCGAGCCAAGCCTCGAAATGCGGCTATACGCGGACGACACGGAGCAAATGCACCCAACGGATCTCGATGTCATCAAGTTGGCCGGAGATGGCATCGGTAGCGGCGGCAAGCGTCGCCGTGGCGAGAccgacggcgaaggcgccaACAAGCGCGCAAAGACGGAGGAGGGCTGTGGGGAGGGTTCGGCTCACAACGTGAGCGGGGATGCAATTGCCGATGTGTTGGCCGATCAAGATCCCGCTGCCGAGCCGGACAAGATTGCGGCGGTCGTCAAGTTCCAGCTGGGGAGCAGTGCCTACGCGACCGTCGCACTGAGAGAGCTCATGGGCGATCCGCCGGAGGAGACAGCCAGCGAGAAACCTACAAAGGAAACGAAAGAATGA
- the PUS7 gene encoding tRNA pseudouridine(13) synthase (COG:S~EggNog:ENOG503NX34), whose amino-acid sequence MATKVPLRKGKKRNRGARGQPDDKPTGEYLHFTLYKDNRDTMDAVNQIARMLRIKPQSIGYAGTKDRRASTAQRCSVRYMRQRALAGTNSKLWGIATGDYAYRDDPIHLGQLLGNEFVITLKNCKVVGESADTPTAVRLERMRRRVQEALDHMARHGWINYFGHQRFGTYDIGTHEIGKLILGNKWEEAVKALLSFDPEIAAKAAAGEVPAEAMKRDEYARHHACMLFLTGKDVSKAARIIPGRYTAESCILRHLTRMGTGALKDYAGALTHITRGLRSMYLHAYQSHVWNHVASRRWELHGDKVIAGDLVISDAADAAPPATEKDQDGDEIVNPGDEADDDAVRARPLTEEEATGGRFTIHDVVLPSPGYDVRYPDNDIGRFYEEFMGREENGALDPHNMRRLRREFSLPGRYRKLMHRFLAEPSLEMRLYADDTEQMHPTDLDVIKLAGDGIGSGGKRRRGETDGEGANKRAKTEEGCGEGSAHNVSGDAIADVLADQDPAAEPDKIAAVVKFQLGSSAYATVALRELMGDPPEETASEKPTKETKE is encoded by the coding sequence ATGGCTACCAAGGTCCCGTTACGAAAGGGAAAAAAGCGCAACCGCGGTGCCCGCGGACAGCCTGATGACAAGCCTACCGGTGAATACCTTCACTTCACGCTCTACAAGGACAACCGCGACACCATGGACGCAGTCAACCAGATCGCGCGCATGCTTCGCATTAAGCCACAATCCATTGGCTATGCGGGAACCAAGGATAGGCGGGCGTCGACTGCTCAACGCTGTTCCGTTAGGTATATGAGGCAACGCGCCCTTGCTGGCACGAACAGCAAGCTCTGGGGTATCGCGACGGGTGACTACGCGTATCGTGATGACCCAATCCATCTTGGACAGCTTCTCGGAAACGAATTTGTCATTACCCTCAAAAACTGCAAAGTTGTCGGCGAGTCTGCCGACACCCCGACTGCGGTGCGCCTCGAGAGGATGCGGAGACGAGTGCAGGAAGCCCTGGACCACATGGCTCGGCACGGTTGGATCAACTATTTTGGACATCAGCGCTTCGGTACGTACGATATCGGCACTCACGAAATTGGCAAGCTTATCCTTGGCAACAAGTGGGAAGAGGCCGTCAAAGCCCTCCTCAGCTTCGACCCTGAGATTGCAGCGAAAGCCGCAGCCGGCGAGGTCCCTGCTGAGGCCATGAAGCGTGATGAGTACGCCCGGCACCATGCCTGCATGCTCTTTCTCACCGGCAAGGACGTTTCCAAGGCCGCTCGCATCATACCTGGCAGGTACACGGCTGAGTCGTGCATCCTGCGCCACCTGACGCGCATGGGGACCGGCGCGCTCAAGGACTACGCCGGCGCTTTGACACACATCACTAGGGGCCTGCGATCCATGTACCTTCACGCTTACCAGTCGCATGTCTGGAACCATGTTGCCAGCCGACGGTGGGAGCTCCACGGAGACAAGGTCATCGCGGGCGATCTCGTCATCTCAgacgctgccgacgccgcgccaccCGCTACCGAGAAGGACCAGGACGGCGATGAGATTGTCAATCCgggcgatgaggccgacgatgatgctgtTCGTGCCCGGCCGCTCACAGAAGAGGAGGCCACCGGCGGGCGATTCACCATTCACGATGTGGTCCTCCCGTCGCCGGGGTACGACGTGCGCTACCCAGACAACGATATTGGCCGCTTCTACGAGGAATTCATGGGCCGCGAGGAGAACGGCGCGCTCGATCCGCACAAcatgcgccgcctgcgccgcgagtTCAGCCTTCCTGGCCGGTACCGTAAGCTCATGCATCGGTTCCTCGCCGAGCCAAGCCTCGAAATGCGGCTATACGCGGACGACACGGAGCAAATGCACCCAACGGATCTCGATGTCATCAAGTTGGCCGGAGATGGCATCGGTAGCGGCGGCAAGCGTCGCCGTGGCGAGAccgacggcgaaggcgccaACAAGCGCGCAAAGACGGAGGAGGGCTGTGGGGAGGGTTCGGCTCACAACGTGAGCGGGGATGCAATTGCCGATGTGTTGGCCGATCAAGATCCCGCTGCCGAGCCGGACAAGATTGCGGCGGTCGTCAAGTTCCAGCTGGGGAGCAGTGCCTACGCGACCGTCGCACTGAGAGAGCTCATGGGCGATCCGCCGGAGGAGACAGCCAGCGAGAAACCTACAAAGGAAACGAAAGAATGA